One segment of Candidatus Hydrogenedentota bacterium DNA contains the following:
- a CDS encoding DUF2442 domain-containing protein has protein sequence MSTLAEKVEPLAVDVSFTDDAIRVVLADGREISAPLQWFPRLLHATPVQRAQWELIGDGIGIHWSQVDEDIEVECLLAT, from the coding sequence ATGAGCACTTTGGCAGAGAAAGTTGAGCCACTTGCAGTGGACGTTTCGTTTACCGATGACGCAATTCGAGTCGTTCTGGCCGACGGGCGAGAAATCTCCGCCCCGCTTCAGTGGTTTCCGCGGCTCCTTCACGCAACGCCGGTACAAAGGGCGCAATGGGAACTGATCGGAGACGGCATTGGCATCCACTGGTCACAGGTCGACGAAGACATAGAGGTCGAATGCTTGCTCGCTACCTAA
- a CDS encoding arylsulfatase, with translation MHVTRREWLRAAAAGAVASAAPRTGYAASSAKPNIIFILADDLGYGDLGCYGQDRIKTPNLDRMATEGVRFTQCYAGSTVCAPSRCALMTGLHTGHCWIRGNARVPLRPDDVTVAELLKGAGYSTGLIGKWGLGNEDTTGTPNKQGFDYFFGYLDQGHAHNYYPAFLWRNEQRVPLRNTEDPKNKGVAVERVEYSHDLFAAEALTFVEQHRSEPFFLYLALTIPHANNEGGRATGDGMEVPDYGPYKDEPWPVQEKGKAAMITRMDADIGRLFAKLKEFGIDDNTLVLFSSDNGPHKEGNSDPEFFKSSGPLRGYKRALYEGGIRVPGIARWPGRIPPERVSNLPWAFWDVLPTLCEIAGVEAPTGNDGISIAPTLLSMATGGEAAQPQHEFFYWEFHEQGSKQAVRMGNWKAVRLAQGAPLELYDLATDIGETRNVAADQPDIIAKIEAFLANVRTPNEHWPMKQASDKKPQ, from the coding sequence ATGCACGTTACACGGCGCGAATGGCTCCGGGCGGCGGCCGCGGGGGCCGTGGCGAGTGCGGCGCCGCGCACCGGTTACGCCGCGTCGTCCGCCAAGCCGAATATCATCTTTATACTCGCGGACGATCTCGGCTACGGCGATCTCGGGTGTTATGGGCAAGACCGAATCAAGACGCCGAACCTCGATCGGATGGCAACGGAGGGTGTGCGTTTCACGCAGTGTTACGCGGGCAGCACGGTGTGCGCGCCGTCGCGTTGCGCGCTGATGACGGGCCTGCACACGGGCCACTGCTGGATTCGAGGCAATGCGCGCGTTCCGTTGCGCCCGGACGATGTCACCGTTGCGGAACTATTGAAGGGCGCGGGGTACTCGACCGGGCTTATTGGAAAATGGGGCTTGGGGAACGAAGACACAACGGGCACGCCGAATAAGCAGGGGTTCGATTATTTCTTCGGCTATCTCGATCAGGGGCATGCACACAACTACTACCCGGCGTTTCTCTGGCGGAATGAGCAGCGCGTACCGCTCCGCAACACCGAGGACCCGAAAAACAAGGGCGTTGCTGTCGAGCGCGTCGAGTACTCGCACGACTTATTTGCCGCGGAAGCCTTGACGTTTGTCGAGCAGCACCGATCCGAACCGTTCTTCCTGTATCTCGCGCTCACCATTCCGCACGCAAACAACGAAGGCGGGCGCGCAACCGGCGACGGCATGGAAGTGCCGGACTACGGCCCCTATAAAGACGAACCTTGGCCTGTTCAAGAGAAAGGCAAGGCGGCAATGATTACGCGCATGGACGCGGATATCGGGCGATTGTTTGCCAAGCTGAAAGAATTCGGCATCGATGACAATACGCTCGTCCTCTTTTCGAGCGACAACGGCCCGCACAAGGAAGGCAATTCGGACCCGGAGTTCTTCAAGAGCAGCGGGCCGTTGCGCGGGTACAAGCGCGCGCTATACGAGGGCGGCATTCGCGTTCCCGGAATTGCCCGGTGGCCGGGGAGGATTCCGCCGGAGCGCGTGAGCAATCTGCCGTGGGCGTTCTGGGACGTGTTGCCGACGCTATGCGAGATCGCCGGGGTCGAAGCGCCAACGGGAAACGATGGGATTTCGATCGCGCCGACGCTTCTGTCCATGGCCACCGGCGGCGAAGCGGCGCAACCCCAACACGAATTTTTCTATTGGGAGTTCCACGAGCAGGGATCGAAACAGGCCGTCCGCATGGGAAACTGGAAGGCGGTGCGGCTGGCGCAAGGCGCGCCGCTCGAACTCTACGACCTCGCCACCGACATCGGCGAAACCAGAAACGTCGCGGCAGATCAGCCGGACATCATCGCGAAAATCGAAGCGTTTCTGGCGAACGTGCGCACGCCGAACGAGCACTGGCCGATGAAGCAGGCATCGGATAAAAAACCGCAGTAG
- a CDS encoding DUF4160 domain-containing protein, which yields MPTVIHDIRGYRVFFFSLDRGEPVHVHVAKGRAHAKYWMQPLELARSRNFRAYELNEIAQILENNRAIIERKWHEHFGRES from the coding sequence GTGCCGACAGTCATCCACGATATTCGGGGCTACCGAGTCTTCTTCTTCAGTTTGGATCGGGGAGAGCCCGTTCACGTTCATGTTGCAAAGGGGCGGGCGCACGCTAAATACTGGATGCAGCCTTTGGAACTTGCACGGTCGCGAAATTTCCGAGCGTACGAATTGAACGAGATCGCGCAGATACTCGAAAACAATCGCGCTATTATCGAAAGGAAATGGCATGAGCACTTTGGCAGAGAAAGTTGA